AGCCAACAACTGCTTCTGTGCTAGCAGCAGGGCCCGTGAATGAGGGGTAGGTGAGGATGGGAGGACAGTGGTCTGCAGGAGCTCctggggttccactatgttgcgTTATCAATAAAATCGTGGCAGGGGTagcttctgaaaaaaattaaaaatattgactgCTCCCAGCAGCCTGGAGGACAGCCTATTTTGTTCTCTCAGAAGTAGGAACACTAGGATAAACAATGATTGAGAACTATTagatgccaagcactgtgctctGGGGATACAAAGATATTAAGATACTGTCCCACAGGATTAGCACATATAAACACAAAATCATCTAAGTACCTTTtccaaaactcaaaaaaaatgcagaattatGAAACATATCTGGCCCTGAGACATGTTGAACAGAAAAAGAATTACGGACCCGCACacctattgttttatttttgaagatcaCGGAAAGCTTTAAATTATCGATCTAAAACATATAATATTATTGactattatgtattattatatactGTTAACATGTACGATCAATATCCTTTGTTAATTCCCTAGAAACGTGAATAAAAAGTATGACATCCATCCCAGTGATCTCAGTTTTAAAAAGAGTGTTTGAAACAAGGAGGTGGGTCCAACCCTTGCAAGACTAATGGAACTCAACTTACGGATGTGGTTTCATTTCTATGTAGTTCTTGGGAATGAAGCCGTCTTTTCCATTAAGCTCTGCCTTGTACCAGTTCTGATCACATTCTTCGTTCAAAAcctgaaaagaaataagacaacaaaaaaccccaatcatttccttttccctttaaaaaGGTAGTTACAATTATGCTGCCTTTTAGGTTTGTGAACGGTTTTATTCAAAGTATTATCAGTTATACGGATATAAGACtccttgggccgggcgcggtggctcaagcctgtaatcccagcactttgggaggccgagacggctggatcacgaggtcaggagatcgagaccatcctggctaacacggtgaaaccccgtctctactaaaaaaatacaaaaaactagccgggcgaggtggcgggcgcctgtagtcccagctacacgggaggctgaggcaggagaatggcgtgaacccaggaggctgagcttgcagtgagccgagatggtgccactgcactccagcccgggcgacagagactccgtctcaaaaaaaaaaaaaaaaaaagactccttgtAACTTCAAACAACCGGCACTATGTTAAACTCtgtcaaaatgaaacagaaattatcTCTGAAAATGAAAAGTCAGGCTCCCAAACATCTGGAATGAAACCCTCagtaaggaaggagaaagaagtatGGCAAgagttagttttctttcttttttcagacggagtctcgctctgttgcccaggttgaagtgcagtggcgcgatctcggctcactgcagcctctacctcctgggttcaggtgattctcctgccacagcctcccgaatagctgggattacaggtgcatgccacattgcccagctaatttttgtatttttagtagagacggggtttcaccatgttggccaggttggtcttgaactcctggcctcaggtgatctgaccaccttggcctctcaaattgctgggattacaggtgtgagccactgtgcccagccagtttttttgttttgtttgttttttctaagagAGAAACCTGGAGAGGAGGTTCTGGAAAATGGCAAACACAAAGGAGAATAAGGGAGCCTGATGAAGACAAAGTCTGCTCTCTGGGAGAGACAGGTGACACAGTAGAACTGAGCATCTACAGAACCTTTTATCAGACTCCTCTAGAGATCTTCCAACCGACCTCCAGAATCTACAGTGATAAAGTCCTGATCCCCTCATGGCTTCTCTTGGTTACTGCAAGTATGGGTCACCACCAAACAGCTCCAGAACACTGCTGCTTCTGAGGACAACCATATGCCCTCGTATGGGACAACTATTTTAAGGAAAAAGCATGGCAAATCCTACTCAGTTCAATAACCCAAATGCCACACTGTATTAAAGTCAGATAGTGCTGAATGTATATCAACCAGCACAATTCAGGCAAACGCCTTGGAAATCCTGTAACTGAACCACTGCATTCTACAGATGTAAAAAAACAGACCAATGGCCACCCCAGGTTATGAGGTAGTGACCCCAGAGAGCTAACATCACGTCCAGACTTTCGTATTCCCAATGACCGTTCTCTCCAATGCTGCCTCTTGAATTGCACAGATAGGCCAGGCCATGACACTGTAATGTGTACAGTAATACAGTAGTCCTCCTTATCATGATGGACACGTTTCAAGACCTCCAGTGggtgcctgaaaccatggatagtacaCGACTCTAGATATGCTATGCTTTTTCCTACACTATACACATACCtataagtttattattattttttagatttttagatttatttatttattttgcccaggctattcttgaactcctatactcaagggattctcctgcctcagcctcccaaagtgctagaattacaggtgtgagccaccatgccagtccTACCTATAATTAATCCTGGCAGtctggaaggctaaggtgggaagactgctttagcccaggagtttgggaccagcctgggcaacatagtgaaaccctgtctttatatttaaaaagtgtaaaagaaaagttgtaacaatatactgtaataaaaatttatgtgaatgtgttctctctcaaaatatctttttttctgcttttgagtcagggtcttgctctgctgcccacgctggagtacagtggccccaTCACGGCTCATGGCATCTcaatttcctgggttcaagcgatcctcccatctcagcctcctgagtacctgggactacaggcacttgccatgttgcccaggctggtcttgaactcctgggttcaagtatcctcctgcttcagcttacctaagtgttgaaattacaggtgtgagccgctgcgcttGGCcgaaatatattacatatatgttggACTGCAACTGGCCGCAGGTAAGGGGGGACTAGTATATACAGCGCAGAACAGAATCAGGTACAGTGTGAAAGCCACCCTATGAATTCTAGACTTACAACGAAAGGCAAAGGGTGGAAGGCATAAGGTTGgtaaaagataaaacagaaatgtgAATACAACCCCAAAATGGTGGGCCCAGGAAAATGTTGGCTAGGACAGTGGTAATCTACACTACATAACAAAGTTCTGAGAGGAAACTGGTAAAATTCTTTACAAAACGATTTATTCAAGATGTTGAACAATGCTGTACTCATAGCCAATTAGAAGCTGGATTGCTCTAAAGTGAGTGCTGTCTGTGTACTGCCATTCAAAGTGAGATGCAATAGAAAGGGTAGATAAGAATGACAGATAATCAACAACTGGCCAGGCTGCCTTAATGACTACTCTaggctaatttctttcttaatagaGGGTATGCCCTGCAGAGCTTTGCAATGCTGGTGCTTATCTGCTATGCTTGCCAAACTCTGGCTGCAGGTGCCAGACACTGGGTTTCAATGCTTAGGATAAGGTGGTAAATCCTGCAAGAGCTAATAAATATGTGTAGCAAactctcaaaaaaattagctactgGTAAATCCCAGCGTATTCAAAGTTTCCAAGAGTCACACACACATTAAGAGTATTGATGAAAACTCTTTTAGTCgtcatttcatttctcttaaattaCATTAAACACTGGAATGAGATAAAACAATATACGCAAGATACActcacaattttaaaatcttcattttaaaaccaCTGCATTGCGCTGCGGCCAGCAATGGTGCTGCATTGATAGACAATTATAAAGTATACACCAAGGACAAGTTTGAGGAGGGAAAGTGCGCTTCAATCCTGCCAGGCCACCACCACCTGCCCCTGTACTGGCAGCACAGAAAACTCTGAATAGCCTTTGAGAAAAGGAgctacttggccgggcgcggtggctcacgcctgtaatcccagcactttgggaggccgaggcgggcggatcacaaggtcaggagatcgagaccacggtgaaacctcgtctctactaaaaatacaaaaaattagccgggcgcggttgtgggcgcctgtagtcccagctactcgggaggctgaggcaggagaatggcgggaacccgggaggcggagcttgcagtgagctgagatccggccactgcactccagcctgggcgacagagcgagactccgtctcaaaaaaaaaaaaaaaaaaaaagaaaaggagctactttaaaagttatttaaggCCAGGATTCTGTGACCTACCAAAAATAAGGTCTAGAAGGAAAATGTGGTCTAATAATGATCTTATAAAGCATCATcctatagtaataataaaaacccCACAggcttataaacaatatttattatttcatttcagagacagagtttcactatgttgctcaggctggagtagctgggactacaggtgcgtgcaaCCATACCAGCTATGAGGagtttttgaaaatgtcttaACTCCTGAAATGGTGAGGTATGTCTACTTTTACTGTATACACTTGTTCTTGGAAGACAGACGAGAGTCAGACTGACAAAGAGCTGCTTGTAACCTATTTGTGCATCAAAACAGAACAAAGTAATCATTAGAAAGGGACACTTTCGGTTTGTGACCAGTAACTTTGCAGAAAAAGGTAACTACTTACCTGCCAGGAGTTCATAGAGCTACACTGTCTTCTTGTCACCTTCACCAAGACAGAGGCAAATCTCCCTAAAAAGTGTCCCCTCCCCCAATAAACACAACTCCAGGGCAACTCCCAGATTTGACATCAACTTAGAACTATGGCTGtctacagaataaaaattattacttgGTGTTTAGTATGTTTTTCTCCCCCAGAAAGCAGGAAAACATggaattaatgtttttaaaaatgtaattttttttttttttttgagagagtcttgctctgttgctctgtcacccaggctggagtggagtggcatgatctcagctcactgcaacctccacctcccgggttcaagcgattcaagggcctcagcctcccaagcagctgggattacaggtgtgcgccaccatacccagctaatttttgtatttctagtagagacaaggtttcaccatgttggccaggctggtctcaaactcctggcctcaggtgatctgcccaccctggcctcccaaagtgctgggattatagaaaggagccaccgtgcttggccacaaataatttttaaaggcctACTCAGACTCCTGAGCATGAGCAAGCTGCTCCCATCACCGTGTCTTCTTCACTTGCTTATTCACTCCCTCTGCACAAATCCATGGGTGAGTTCACAAAAAAAGTTTCCTTCAGCTTTAAAATCTCTAAGGAATGTTTTTAGCTACTACCCCACAGCTGCATTTTCTATTCCAACCCCCATATTCCCTCGAGTTATGACTTTGTAGCCACACAAGACACTTTGGTTTAACGGAAGCAGATTGATCAAGAGATGAGATTATGAAAGGAGGAAGAGACAAGTTTCAGTGaagagagttctttttttttgcaaagagattgaaaataatgttaagagcccaaatcaggaagaaatttaagAGATGAGGAATGAGGTGAGCTTTCTACAgaggaattaaaaatatacaagtcCTTTCTGTGCTGATAACACTGACGCAAACGGTCAACGTTCCTACAACTCGCTGGACTCTCTGTAAGAAGTGTGGCAAGCAGCAACCCCACGAAGTGACACAGTACAAGAGGGGCAAGGATTCTCTGTATGCCCAGGGAAAGCGGCGTTATGACAGGAAGCAGAGTGGCTACGGTGGGCAGACTAAGCTGATTTTCCGGAAAAAGGCTGAAACCACAAAGACTGTGCTAAGGCTTGAGTGCGTTGAGCCCAATTGCAGATCTAAGAGAATGCTGGCTATTAAAAGATGCAAGCATTTTGAACTGGGAGAAGATAAGAAGAGAAAGGGCCAAGTGATCCAGTTCTAAGTgtaatcttttgttttattatgaagacaataaaatcttGAGTTTATGTtcacttcaaaaaatatatatatatacgtacaAGTCAATGGAAGGGGACATGAAGGAACTCCGGAGGTGCTGTTTATCTCACATTTACTGACCTGGGTGTGTTTTGTTTGTGAAAATTCACTTAACTATAATgatatataaatttttcttttccttttttttttttttttgagacggagttttgctcttgttacccaggctggagtgcaatggcgccatttcagctcactgccatctctgcttcctgggttcaagtaattctcgtgcctcagcctcccaagtagctaggattacaggcgccagctaccacacgcggctaatgtttttgtatttttagtagaaatggagtttcgccatattggccagggtggtctcaaactcctgacctcaagggatccacccacctcggcctcccaaagtgttggaattacaggcgtcagccacagCACCCGGTCCTTGCAATTAATTTTCTATACAAATTATAGAAAAAGGTGTCATTTAGAAAAATGGCAAGTATTTTGTTTATAGATTGCTGCATTTTGAAATAAGGGGATATTTTCTAGCCTGAACATATTCAGTCatctgaaaatgaataaaaaatagaaatcttttttttttaaagaaataagctgTACATTTATGGTCCCATCAAGCCTTTCAACAAGCACTCCAGTTGCAACAGCTTGCAGAAAAGTTCAACATTTCTTCAGggaaaaattattcaaagttTTATCAATCTGTGAAGCAATTTGTGTGAGAGCATTTGTGCATGAATGATGGGAAGAATTACATTTTCAAGCTCTTAACatgtaaaaaaccaaaaacactatTTATAGCTGGTCCCTGCAGTGCAGAAATTCAACATAGGCCAGTGCGGTGTCCCCAGTTATTCAAAGAACCCAGGTAAAACTAGTCTAACTCCTGAGTATCACTCAGTCAATCCCAAAGGAGCAATACTGAAATTCTACTATGACTTAAAGACAAATTTCATGAATTCTAGTGGTATCTACTACATAATTTCAAGTTcctagaaaagagaaaacacacatgcacgcatgctTTTAAAAGACTTTAACCCCTAGGAACAAATTCTAAGGGCCCTGGCGGGGGTAACAGTACTGGGGAGCCACTCAAAGTCAGTTCTCTTCAGGTGCctgattacatattttattagaagCTATTAGAATGCTCTTCAACTTCCCTTAGTATGGCTAACTGACTCAGTTTCAAGCTATAGTGATTCATTACTAACACTTTAAATAAGTGCTTTACAATCACCACCTCCATCTGTTACAGTTTTTCTGCAACATGAAAAACATCTCGGCAATGCTGCCTGCTGTGCTGTGTGCCAAATCATGAAAACACCCACAGTGCAGACAAACTATTAAGAATCTTAGTGATGAGATAACCAGCAAAGGTAGTTCAATAATTAAGGTTCCCAGTCCCACAGAGAGCTTGAATGGCTCACCCAGGAACACAGAGAGAACAGTTCTCACATTTGCCGAGCAGATCAGTCTCCATTTGGAATGACTGCAACTACAGCAAGGCCACGGCTCCACAAAAATCTGAAAAGCATTTTCGCCAACCAGGCCAGGTGATAGGTACTTGACTTTTAACAACCAGAAAGTTGAGAAGAAATGAAATGCATTTATGAAGTTTTAAAACtctcctggccgggtgcggtgcctcacgcctgtaatcccagcattttgggaggctgaggcgagtggatcacctgaggtcaggagtttgagatcagcctggccaacatggtgaaaccccgtctctagtaaaaatataaaaaatctgctgggtgtggtggtgggcgcctgtaatcccagctactcaggaggctgaggcaggagaatcgcttgaagccaggaggcacaggttgcagtgaactgagatcatgccattgcactccagcctgggtgacaga
The Papio anubis isolate 15944 chromosome 17, Panubis1.0, whole genome shotgun sequence genome window above contains:
- the LOC103878986 gene encoding 60S ribosomal protein L36a-like — its product is MVRGIKNIQVLSVLITLTQTVNVPTTRWTLCKKCGKQQPHEVTQYKRGKDSLYAQGKRRYDRKQSGYGGQTKLIFRKKAETTKTVLRLECVEPNCRSKRMLAIKRCKHFELGEDKKRKGQVIQF